In Geobacter anodireducens, a genomic segment contains:
- a CDS encoding peptidoglycan-binding protein LysM — protein MKVRAGIAALVTIAVLAGCASRLPVHRVDALTRFSAVRMMGAEKYAAPELASLQQAIEAGDALMQSGEHEMADSYYLLAIRKSEVVERSIAREREQEREMQVQSENERLAHERQKALEVLKREIAEKEREEKKRTEKTPQPVRDKEKEKEARSLPLHHTVKRGESLPQIAAQPDVYGDAALWPLLYRANRDQIRDPGRIWPGQVLRIPRNISRDDLAEARRYAQERPTP, from the coding sequence ATGAAGGTCCGTGCCGGTATCGCCGCACTAGTGACCATTGCAGTTCTTGCGGGGTGTGCCTCTCGTCTGCCGGTCCACCGGGTTGACGCACTCACCAGATTTTCTGCGGTAAGGATGATGGGGGCGGAGAAGTATGCAGCTCCGGAATTGGCTAGTCTCCAGCAGGCCATTGAGGCGGGAGACGCGCTCATGCAGAGTGGTGAGCATGAGATGGCCGACAGCTATTATCTGCTGGCCATTCGCAAAAGCGAGGTCGTGGAGCGGAGTATCGCCCGTGAGCGTGAACAGGAACGGGAGATGCAGGTGCAGAGTGAGAATGAGCGGCTTGCTCACGAGCGCCAAAAGGCACTTGAAGTGCTGAAACGGGAGATTGCCGAGAAGGAACGGGAAGAGAAAAAGCGGACCGAAAAGACACCTCAGCCTGTCCGCGACAAGGAAAAGGAAAAAGAGGCAAGGTCATTGCCGCTGCACCATACGGTAAAGCGTGGAGAAAGCCTTCCTCAGATTGCCGCACAACCTGACGTTTACGGCGATGCAGCTCTCTGGCCTCTCTTGTACCGTGCCAACCGTGATCAGATCCGTGACCCCGGCAGGATATGGCCGGGCCAAGTCCTTAGAATCCCTCGAAATATTTCGCGTGACGACTTGGCGGAAGCGAGGCGTTACGCGCAGGAGCGGCCAACACCCTGA